tacatcgtatgaagcaatggattcactattgggcctgagtcgtcgcagcgtagttgaacatgtggcaatgtaatcgtggtgagactgggtgaccttgtgtagttgcgtgtgtagcaatgtaatcactattgggcctgggtcgtcgcttcgtagttgcacgtgtggtaatgtaatcgctgtgagactaggtgaccttgtgtagttgcttatggagcaatgtaatcactttGGGCCTCGGGCATTGTAGCGtaattgcgtatgtagcaatgtaatcactgtgagacaggatgaccttgtgtagttgcgtactagtgtgacaaTACGGACCgaatgtttgtatgtatgtatgtatgtatgttgggtatcgtatgaactggaatggttttgtgaaaatactggaactgtatgaaactgtatcgtatgtatagtgttatgaagtacgcaaaatgacactggtatgccacacactgatataaactgttttcttccttactgagagttgtctcaccccaaatgtacgtacaatattttcagggccttcaAGTAGCGGttagtagcatcctagcatccagaagcaaggggtgtcgtagctactactagtaccttttaggtacgagttttggtatccaggttgtcaggatagttttgtagacacctgggatatgtgttgtaattatgggaatgtatgtcctagtttgtatagaccctggtatgatcttgtttatgtataaaagatcgtattccgctgcgtatctaATGAGTATGGATTGATATGTGTATGTATAGGGCAACCGTGTGCCCCACGGGGTAggaccctcttatttgtattatatcatttatgtttaaattgatacagagacatgtttggttactaaattcacccccgggacccacctgcgggtacGGGCGTGACaagcatatttgagaataagcccaATTCTTATATAGAGCGACCCCACTTTCATGCTCACATAGGTGAAATCTGTCAAAAGTGCTCCTGTAAGTCTAACACCTCACTCATAAGAGATACATATTGTCATTAagagcagttttttttttttaactcaacCTCCTCCGTCACAGGATAAATATACTTGCACCatataaatgagtttaaaaataatagtacATTTCTTAGGACCACCATATGATTCATTCTTCCCATTAAACCCAATTACATGTTCTCTGGTCCTTGGGTCAAGTATCCTCATGTGTGGTTCATGATTTTACAGGCTTTAATCTCATCCCCCTCGATGTATTCTAGACTCGTTCTCTTTCTAAGACCTTAGTTAATGAATCCGCAAGATTTTCAAAAGATTTTATATAATTCACATTAATTATGTCATTACTAAAATATGATCTCACAATATTGTATTTTCTTCTTATGGGTCTAGATTTATCGTTATCACAATTAATTATGATAGATAGTAttgatttttttccaaaatagaaatttcagatAACATATATCTCAACCAACTTACTTCCTCACTAGCTGATGCTAAAGCAATAAGCTCAGCTTTCATAGTTGAGTTAgcaattattatttgttttttaaatttttagcaAATAGTATCTCCatctaaagtaaaaatataaccaGTGGTAGAGAGAGAATCACTTGAAAAAGTATTCCAATAAGCAACACAAAAATCTTCAACTACAATAGGATACTTAGTAAAAAATAAGGCATAATTTTTTGTACcaactaaatatttcattacACGTTCAAAAGCACTCCAATGTTCTATACTCGACTTGCTTGAAAATCTACGAAGTATTCCTATTGCATATGTAATGTTAGGTCTAGTTAAATCAGTTGCATATCTCAAGCTACCAATAATGTTTTTATATTCCTTTTGATTAACTACTCCGTTTTCATTTTCAACAGAAAATAAGTGATTACTTGAATCAAAAGGAGTAGTAACATGCTTGCACTTATCATAGTCATATTTATTCCAAAAATTTCCAATGTAATGCTTCTAATCAAGAAATATGTCATCACATGGTCTCATAATTTTCATGCCTAAAATAACATTAGCCTcacttaaatctttcatctcaaaatatttttttttagaatagttttgttttattttatgacATGCAATTTTGAACCAATGAGTAAGTCATCCACATAGAGGCTAATAATAATACGTGAATCTCTAAGTATAATAATTTTTGGTTCCTTGAAAGAAGTATACACCTTGAACCAAAATTAATCACAATAAACATGCCTATCAGTACCTGAGTCTTCCCACCACCCCTAAATATTATGGACCATGTCTATATTAGTGATTATCAGCACAAATGGTTCCTCAACTATATTAGATTAAGGAATAGGTCCACATTTTCGAAATTTGCAAATTCGAGCAATATGTCTACTTTTGCCACAAACATAACAaacatttattgttttttttttgttttgattgtAAGGGGGGTTCTTAATTAATTCAAATTCTTTTGATAAGGGTTGCCCCTATTCATTTCGTGAGATCTgctattatttttcatatttctcttCCTAGGCTTTAATTGAGGATTTTTAGGAAAAAGACATTTAGGCAAATTATTATGTTCAAAAGCAATTAAATTTACTTTTATGGTATCACcgttattgatattattattttattgcataattgcaTCTAAGCCTTTTACCTACTCGATGTCATGCTTATTCTATAAAGTCTTCTAAATTTTCTTTGCGGAGGAGTAAGtagtatcataataatcataaaaatgatcaggtagacaatttaaaatgtaaTATCAACATCTATACTCATCTTTTTCGTATTGTTCCAATTTTCGTGGTGATTGGCCAACTCATCTTCATTCATGTTTTCAGTAtcgatttcttttttttttttttcattctcgaTGAGAACACAAGCAACTTTGAGGAGACTAAGGTAAAAGAGTATCTTACCTTTACATCTCTTGAAGTGGGCTCCTTTAAATCAAAAAGGCTTGCTGAGATCTCCAATATTTTAATTCGGTTTCTCAACTATAGGCTCTACATattgaatctccttaaaattgttcgaaaataaaataaaataaaaaccacaaaacttaaatacaaatataaacacgATTCACAAATAGGCTGAGACGCGGTTATCTTGCCctttttaaggagattcaaacCCTCTACGGTTTTTGGCTTAACCCACGAACTAATGTAGTAGAATTCCTCAAGACTTGTCTCTGTCAGAATATAACAACCCGAATTGAATCGTATGACTCTCCAATTCTACACAAACGGAGGAGTCcaaaactccacaaaaaaatacATTTCTTTACTTGTCAGACTCTCTAAACTTGAAAGAATGATGACATAATAAGAATGATGTGAAGAAATTGGTCTATAGTGTTAATGCCTTAAGAATCTCTTTAtacatataaaatgacatttcaTCTTCCATGAACTGAAtaaataagatgtatatatattaaataggtaCACTCCTAATTTTAAAATAGGCTCACATAATCAATcttataaatttaataaaaaatatgaatgaatggTCTAAttaaatgtaaatacataatttATTCTAAgatgcatattttttttaaaataaataatattaaaatacacgtGGTGATGGATGATCCAGTGTGCTGCTTTGGATGTGGTGGAAGGTTTTCGTGTCATCATGGGATTTTTCTCGGTGCTCAATTTGTTCTTGCCGAGAGAATTCAATTTTACCATTGTGCTTTCACATTATTATCCTCTTTGTTAAAACCTTGAAGAGGATACGTGAGATGAGCTGTGTAGTTATTGACTTATAGGTCAACTGAACTTTTCAGCAGACCCaccaaacccaaaaaaataaaagaagaggaaACTACTGGCAAGTTACCATCAAACTAAAGACGCAATCAATCCAATCGTAATCGCATCTGAATTAACATGGAAGGTGCATCTGGGGGAAGGTTGCCGCTCCGTGAATTTGTTGTTGTATCAGGGGATCTGAAGGGCTCGTAGATGGCAGGAGTTTCAcgagaataaaaaaatatatatcatttatgaCTTTTCTAAAATGTGTATAATTTATCTTTTAGCTATCAATCAACCTGCCattaattaagaattatattgaaaataaaaaatagcttcacactgaaaaaaaaaaaaaaaaaggttaagagGATTAAAAGAGCAATAAGAAGAAAATTGTTTTCTTTCATTAATACTTAGCTTAATAAGTTTCTTAGGGAAGTATTTTTCATCTAAGTTTGGGAAAGCATATAATTTTAAAGTTTATATcctggaatttaaaataaaaataaaatattaacttTGTGAATAATTCTCTTGCATTTGTATAATTACTTATTTTAGTAACTTTTTTCTTTATTGAATTACCAAAAATGTGAATCGATAATCATCAATTTTAATGTCTTCAGTTCGATTTTTGGTGGGATCAAACTTTTAAGCGAGTCCTTCTGatatgaattattctttgattaATTAAGTTTTTCTGAAACAATGATAATTTACtttaaaaaattatgtaaatGATCAAAATATAATATTCAAAAAACTATTTATATATTATGGAAAAGTAATATATAAAACAGTCATTAATTTATATAAACAAGCAAGTTAGTTCATATGCAATTgttgatatgatattttgatttgtatcttgccgctacaaaaaaatttaaagataaataaaaatacGGACTTATAAATTGAAGgaaaatagtttttaaaaatattaaaaggacaatgtgaatttgaaataaaaattttaatttgagtttataaattatCTTTTTAAGAAGTTAGTATTTCTATCTTAAGGACAAACAAATTTAGGAACTTAATTACTTATTGAGTAAATTCATGAGTTCATCAAACAAGTCTTTGTCATTTAAGATTAAAAACAACTTAATTTatgatttaattaaatataaatgtcTAAACTTGTTGAGTTAAATATCATTTAgtttgcttgtttaatttttttaactcaaatttaaatttaaacttgagttattttttttagaaaatgaatttcaataaattattatcaaattatggtttaaatattttttaacaaatatgttaaataatatattttttaaaatataaatatttattttaaatgataagtattataaatatatatatatatatatatatatatatattttaatgttGTTACGAATATTGAATCCTGGGAGAATCTGGCGCACGCCCTCCACACTCCCCCCACACGCTTCAGATTTCTTCTGGGTCCTCGCGAAGCTcctgtctctctctctcgcaGCTTCAACCTTCTCTCATCCAAAGGTATATCAATCTTCTCAGCAGACTTTCTTAGGGTatccgttctctctctctctctgtttatGTTTTGAATTTGATGGGTTTGTGTAAACTTATGAGGATTTTTTGAGTTTGTGCATGAATTCGTGAAATTTCTATGACCTCCGTTGAATTGGATTGATTGCTGTGACTAAAGAAGCTGAGCTATACCATATATGATTTTGATCTTAACCCCATCTGGGTCCCGGAATTCTTTGTAAGTGGAACTAAGTTTGCGGTAATGTTTGTATTGTAAGAAAATGCGGGAAAATGAAAGAAAGTTGGCCTTGTTCCTTTGCTTGGGGGAGAGGGTGATATAAGTTACATGGGGCTTAGGATTCACATTTTTATGTAGTTTTCATTCATTTCTCACAGTCCTCAGCAACCAAAAGGAGCAAAAGCTTGGTGAAAttagaaaattatgatttattttgtgATCTATAGATTGGGAGAAATTGCACAAGAAATATTCTTATCTTATTGCGTCTCCAGAAATTAGCTGTATCTGTGTTAAACTATAAGCTTAAAAAATGTCTCAAGATGACCTTGGTGCATTCCTTTTAAATATGTGTTAATAATCAACCTCGCTCTGATCTATGTGTgggtttaaaattttctttgtatCTTTGACTCTTCCTTGATCCTTTATGTATTTTTACTCTTTCAATTATTTGCAAGCTATTGAAACCATGCTAATTGCTGCTATGCGGGTTCTTGCAGGTCCATACTTTATATGTTGCTGAACATCAACCAATAGATGATGGTGAGTGTGGTCTTTTCTTGTGCAATAACTGGCCATAGAACTCTTCACAATTATTTGATTAAGCTTTTTGTCTATACACATATCAGTTGTACGGTTTAATGCTTTTTCTCTGAATATATATATTCCAAGTGACCATTAAGGGGATTTACCTCCTCAAAGATTGGACCAGGCCTCTGCCTGCTGTAAATATTCGTGCAGGTTATCTTATTTGATAATGGGAACATTAAAATTGGCATCCAATCTGAATTTTTTGCTCCTTTTTGGCAAGGCTTGTGCTACACCATTTCAAAGGTCGGAGGATTTCATATACAATATGTGTGTTGTAAGGAGGGATCCattgataaaattttaatttttaattgtacGCCATTTTATCTTTTTGTACAGCTTATATTTCATTAAATCAAGGATTAGATTTAATTCTTCCAATGTAGATCATATAGGAAAAGTTTCAAGTTTTTGAacttgagtattttttttttattaattacatTAAATCTAGTTAAAAACAGTAGTTTGTTGATGGACCTATTAAATATATTGTATTGGCTTGAAAATTGACAGGCATGATGAGCATGAATAGATTATTAGATCTAATGGTTAGTTTTGTAAAAGATGAAATATGGATAAAATTTCGGAATGGTGTAATATACTGGTGTTAATGAATCCACCCTGTATATAATTTTGGGTGGATTAGATCTCTTAGTTGTTTGTGTAATTTAGGAAGATCAGTTCTAGACAAAACCCACATGAACCATTTGGAGAGCAGATGGCAATTGGATGGTAGTGATCTAATGAGTTCTGTTTATGGATGCACAAATACCAGCCTAATTTATGGCACTGTTTCATTGCTTTTGGTGCATATGATGGTCTTCCTTTTTGTTGATTTCCTCAGATGCACTAGTTGTCTATTGCAGTTGTGCTTGAATGGTAGTGTGTATTGTAATACTATAACATCTTAACTTTTTTTTGTGTCAACTGTTTAAAATTGCTTGAGTACTTAATTTCTCTTCAAGCAGCTTTCAGATAGTATAGTCTTAATACATGTCTTTACATTTTTTGCAGGCCATTCAAATAGCTAACTTCTCAGATTTGACTTCCTTTAACCTAAGTGAGAAGTTCACCCATATGCAATGTAGATTTCATGTAAAACAGCCAGTTTTTAGGTATGAAATTGTTCAATCTCTTGCGGGGAAAAAGGGATGCATGAGATCAAAGATTTTTCTCTTTGCTATTCCAAATGGAAGTGATAAACTTGGAAGCGGTTCGCTAGATTGCTCTAATGATGAAGTTTCTATGGCTTTGGAGAATAATGAGAGTTCTGTAGATCCAAATGTGGAAGTTGATTCCATTCTGCTCCCAGAATCATACTTCTCTCAAAACCGTGAGCATCTGAGCAACCAAGGAAATCTTCTTGACAAGCTAAAGGCTGTTCACTTGCATGTATTAGCACTGGAACAGTGGAATGCTTCCCGACTAAAGCTTTGTCACAGGTATGGTTGTTACCTGTTGTCATCCAGTTTGCTTATTTGATTGGAAGTCacttgtgtttttattttttatttttttttctgccTATGTATTAGCAAatgtttttgttgttgtattatCAAGTCACTTGTGTTTTTGTTCTCATTGTTGTTGTATGTATTAGCAAAAGTTTTGACTTGAAACATGACTACATGAGTACCAGCCATTCTACCATATCCTACAATCCAGTGGTGCTGTGAAGAATCATTAAGGCACTTCATCTCTGTGTTATTTATGTGTCTCCTTGTAGATTTCTTTTGATCCATCTCATTGTTGTGTAATGGTCAAAGTCACATATATTAATTCTGGTACCTAATAATGAATTTTATTACCTTGCTATTTTTTCCTCAGATTGTTATCCACATGAAGTTTCAAACAATGTTTTATATGCTGTGGTTCTTTAGTCTCTGGTCCATACAATAGGTGATCCATATATTTGATATCATGTGCTGACAGCCCATGTGTATCTGCATTGCTATTAATCAAGTATTTTCTTTGGCAAATCAtataaagtttttgaaaaagcACGAAACCTAGTGGGGTCTATAATTATAGGATGCTGATGATGgcaaaattttaatattcaggGCAGGAATCCAGCTTTACTGTAACTTCTTTGAATCTTTTTACTTCTGTAAGAAATGACTAATGCATGATGTTTCCGTGTCAGCAGAAATTACTTGGTGAGTGCAACAAATTTAATACATTATCTGGCATTGAAGTGCCTTGATGTCGAACAACTTAAAGAAGATCTTTCTTCTGTCGGTCTTCTGAATTTGGAGACAATTAATCTATATGTCTTTGCAAGTCTTACTGCTGGCATCCAGATGTTGGAAAGCTTGAAATTTAACACCCCAAACAGCCTAGAGAATGTTGCTGAAGGAGCTTGTCCTCAAAAAAGTTTGAACAAGCAAATACAGGGGGAGTTCACTATAGATAAAATGAGGAAGAAGGCATCTTCCAACAAGCAATCATTGTTAGGCTCACTTAGAGATGATAGAACTACTCATATCATGGTTACGTTGGGCCAAGAAGCTGTTGAAAGTGATACACTTATAACTGATCTTCTCAAGCGAGGGACTACCATCTTTCGGATCAATTGTGCACATGGAAACCGATGTGTATGGAGTGAGGTAATTACTAGGATTAAACAAAACTCTCAGATGCTGGAGAAACCATGTCGAATTATCATGGACTTAGCTGGACCAAAGCTCCGTACTGGCAACTTGAAGGCTGGTCCATGTGTGATGAAAATATCTCCCAAGAAGAATGCCACTGGAGATTTGATCTACCCTGCTCAAATTTGGCTATCTCAAAAAGGAGCAGGGCCCCCTCCTTCTCATTTATCCTTTGATGCAGTTCTGTCCATAGATGGGAATGAGTTTTTCAATGAGCTTGATTTTGGTGACATAGTTAGATTCTTTGATGCTAGAGGAAAACAAAGGACATTAAAGATTTCTAAGAGATTTCATGCTTTATCTGGCGCTGGGTTCTTGGCTGAGTGTGGTAAAACTGCTTATGTTCAGTCAGCCACAGAATTGTATgttaagagaaagaaaaaaaagttcTTAGTTGGACAAGTTGTGGATGTCCCTCCTGTTGAGCGGTTCCTCAGATTGAGAGTTGGAGATTTGCTGATCATTTCACGAGATGGATGTACTGAGCAAGACGAACAGAATCCACCTGCAGTTGGTGCTCATAGGGTAACTTGTTCTTCTGGCTATCTTTTTGACTCAGTCAAGCCGGGAGAACCTATTGCGTTCGATGATGGGAAGATTTGGGGAGTAATACAAGGAACTAGTATCTCAGAAATTATAGTTTCGATTACTCATGCAGGTTTGAAAGGTACCAAACTTGGCTCGGAGAAATCTATAAACATTCCTTCCAGCAATATTAGGTTTGAAGGCCTTACTTCGAAGGATATTATGGATCTTGAGTTTGTCGCTGCGCATGCTGACATGGTGGGTGTTTCATTTGTGCGAGATATTCGTGATATTGTTGTGGTTTGCCGAGAATTGGAGAAGCGGAAGCTTCAAAACTTGGGGATTGTCTTGAAGATCGAAACAAAAGGTGGGTTTGAGAAATTGCCTCTCATGCTGCTGGAGGCAATGAAATCTCCAAATCCTTTGGGAGTAATGATTGCCAGAGGAGATCTTGCAGttgagtgtggatgggaaagccTGGCAGATATGCAGGAACAAATTCTATCCATATGTGGTGCTGCCCATATACCAGTCATCTGGGCGACTCAGGTTCTGGAATCGTTAGTCAAGTCAGGTGTTCCTACTAGAGCTGAGATTACAGATGTGGCTAGTGGAAAGAGGCAAGTGTCTAAACCCTTGCTTTTTTAATTAGTGATGGGTGAAGTTTTAATCTTTTGTCGAAGTTAACTAAACAATCATGATGACGGTTCGATCATCATTAATGTGgccgaattttaaaaattaaccctAGAAATGATATTAACTAGGTATTTGCTTCAATGAATTGCATACGTGAGAATTCtatatttggaaatatattaccCAGAGAATAGATGACCGTGTTTTGTTGGCATAATGGATTCTCAGTACAATCCTAGAATGGATAGCCCAATGGATCCCAAGGAATGCCAGCCATGTAGGATTCCCGGGAGGAACCAAACATGGACATCAAAGATTTTGGCTCcggatcaaggattttgtttgaagaaaaggaaggaaataggaaagaaatttatttttcattgtattttctctctatatcgaATACTATTAAAAGAGAGATGAATTGTTAATGATATGTAAATGTTTCTCACCCGGTTATTGAAAAAGTGCATTCCTTTCCTTCTCCCTATTATTTTCTTCAAGTTCTAAACGAGACTGTTGAGGTCACATTCTTGTAATCCTCAAAGATTTCCTAAACCAAACGACTGATAAAACTCACTTCCGGGGAGGTGGGAGCTGTTTTCTTCTGCCCCAAAGCATTCTATAAACGCTTTCAATGACAATAAACTTTTAGCTTAAGCATCCACCCAGTGGTCCTGCATCAGTAGCTCAAGATTTAAATCCCCACCATTAGTTGTTTTAATTAAACAATGACAGAAAACACTTCTCTTATTTCCATTTTCCACCCCCATCAATTCATTTTCTCCTTGCACATACAGATCCAAAATGCTGATGATTAATTGGGTGCACTATTTTGATTTGGCAGGGCAAGTTGCATCATGTTGAACAAAGGGAAAAATATCCTTGAAGCTGTTTCGACTCTGGATACAATCCTACACAGCAGC
The Malania oleifera isolate guangnan ecotype guangnan chromosome 13, ASM2987363v1, whole genome shotgun sequence DNA segment above includes these coding regions:
- the LOC131145406 gene encoding plastidial pyruvate kinase 4, chloroplastic, yielding MMAIQIANFSDLTSFNLSEKFTHMQCRFHVKQPVFRYEIVQSLAGKKGCMRSKIFLFAIPNGSDKLGSGSLDCSNDEVSMALENNESSVDPNVEVDSILLPESYFSQNREHLSNQGNLLDKLKAVHLHVLALEQWNASRLKLCHRNYLVSATNLIHYLALKCLDVEQLKEDLSSVGLLNLETINLYVFASLTAGIQMLESLKFNTPNSLENVAEGACPQKSLNKQIQGEFTIDKMRKKASSNKQSLLGSLRDDRTTHIMVTLGQEAVESDTLITDLLKRGTTIFRINCAHGNRCVWSEVITRIKQNSQMLEKPCRIIMDLAGPKLRTGNLKAGPCVMKISPKKNATGDLIYPAQIWLSQKGAGPPPSHLSFDAVLSIDGNEFFNELDFGDIVRFFDARGKQRTLKISKRFHALSGAGFLAECGKTAYVQSATELYVKRKKKKFLVGQVVDVPPVERFLRLRVGDLLIISRDGCTEQDEQNPPAVGAHRVTCSSGYLFDSVKPGEPIAFDDGKIWGVIQGTSISEIIVSITHAGLKGTKLGSEKSINIPSSNIRFEGLTSKDIMDLEFVAAHADMVGVSFVRDIRDIVVVCRELEKRKLQNLGIVLKIETKGGFEKLPLMLLEAMKSPNPLGVMIARGDLAVECGWESLADMQEQILSICGAAHIPVIWATQVLESLVKSGVPTRAEITDVASGKRASCIMLNKGKNILEAVSTLDTILHSSSTKMKAELKPLVLSSHLF